Below is a genomic region from Xylophilus sp. GW821-FHT01B05.
CGCCGCCATGTGGGAGATCCGGCACAGCGTGTCGGAAGCCAACAAGAAGGCCGGCGTCGGCTTGACCACAGACAGCGCGGTGCCGGTGTCGGCCGTGCCGGAGTTCATCACCCGCGCCACCGCTGCCGTGCACGAAATCGTGCCCGGGCTGCCGATCGTCATCGTGGCCCATCTGGGCGACGGCAACGTTCACTTCATCCCCTTCTTCAGCTTCGAGGCCTGGGCCGCGCTGCCAGACCGCGAGGCCATGGGCCAGCGCATGCGGCACTGCGTAAACGACGTAGCGCACAGCCTGCATGGCACCTTCAGCGCAGAGCACGGCGTGGGCCGCACACTGCTGCAGGAAATGGCGCACTACAAGTCGCCGGTCGAGCTCTCGATGATGCGCCGCATCAAGCAGGCCTTCGACCCGGCCCACTCGTTCAACCCGGGTCGCCTGCTGCCCGATGCCGGCCGCCCGGCGCATTCCTGATCTCGGTTCCTGCGTTCCCCAACTTTCTCTCACTGAAGGAGTTCGACATGCATCCACTGCCCAGCTGCAATTTGTCCCGCCGCAAGGCCCTCAAAGCCACCGCTGCCGGCGTGGTTGCGGTCGCTGCGCCAGCCATCTGGACGCCAGCACGCGCCGCCAGCAAACGCATCGTCGTGCGCGACGACGGCGGCGTCTACAGCCAGGCCTATGCGGCGGCCTTCTACAAGCCCTTCACCGAGAAGACCGGCATCCAGGTCGTGCCCGTGCAGGCCAATGCCGAGCCCACCGCCCAGATCAAGAGCATGGTCGAGACCGGCAACTACACCTGGGACATGGCCAAGATCAGCCAGCCGGCCATCCTGCTGCTGACCAGCGGCAGCAAGATCTACCTGGAAAAGCACGGGGTCGAGTCAGACCCGAACGTGGCCACCATTCCCGCGCAGTACATGTCGCCCTACGGCGTCGGCACCAACGTCTACACCACGGTGCTGGCCTACCGCAATGCCGCCTTCAAGGGACGCAAGGCACCCAATTCGTGGGCGGATTTCTGGAACGTCAAGGACTTCCCCGGCCGCCGCTCGATCCGCAAACACCCCTTCGACACCATCGAGGAAGCGCTGATGGCCGACGGCGTAGCACCAGGCCAGGTCTATCCGGCCAACCTCGACCGCGCCTTCGCCAGCCTGGACAAGATCAAGCCCAAGGTGGATGTCTGGTGGAACTCCGGCGCCCAGGTCGAGCAAATGCTGATGTCCGGCGAGGTCGACATGGTGGCCACCTGGGTCTCGCGCCCGCAGCAGGCCATGGCCAAGGGCGCTGACGTATCCATCGTCTGGAACCAGAACCTCTGGGGCGTGGACAGCTGGTCCATCCTGGCCGGCACGCCGAACGCCGATGCCTGCCGCGAGTTCATCCGCTTCGCGTCAGACCCTAAACGCCAGGCCATCCAGGCCGAGTTCTTTCCGGCTGGCTTCACGCAGCCGTCGGCCTTCAACTACGTCAAGCCCGAGATGGCGAAGAACAGCCCGACCAGCCCCGACAACATCAAGAACGGCCTGCAGATCAATGCGCGCTACTGGCTCGACAACCAGGCCGCGGTGATCGAGCGCTTCAACGGCTGGGTGCTGGCCTGAACACGCAACCATGCCTTCGTCCAACCTGAGCATCTCCGGGCTGTGCAAGCGCTACGGCGACTTCACCGCGCTGGCCCCCACCAACCTCGAAGTCGCCAACGGCGAGTTCCTCACGCTGCTGGGCCCTTCGGGGTCGGGCAAGACCACCTTGCTGAGCCTGATCGCCGGCCTGTCGCAGCCCGATGCCGGAGAGATGCGGATCAATGGCGTGGACGTGACCTACAGCGCCCCCTATGAGCGCGACATCGGCATGGTGTTCCAGAACTACGCGCTGTTCCCGCACATGACGGTGGAGGACAACATCGCCTTCCCGCTCAAGATGCGCGGCGTCGGCGCGGCCCAGGCGCGCAAGCAGGCGCACGAGGCGCTCGACATGGTGCGTCTGCCGCAAACGGCCAAGCGCTTTCCGAAGGAGCTTTCCGGCGGGCAGCAGCAGCGCATCGCCCTGGCGCGCTGCATGGTCTATCGGCCGTCGATCATCCTGATGGACGAGCCGCTGGGCGCACTCGACAAGAAGCTTCGCGACCACATGCAGCTGGAGATCAAGCGCATCCACCGCGAGCTGGGCACCACCATCGTGTACGTGACGCACGACCAGGAAGAGGCGATGACCATGTCCGACCGCATCTGCCTGATGAACGGCGGGCGCATCGAGCAACTGGGCACGCCGGCCGACCTGTACTTCCGTCCACGCACGCTCTTCGTGGCCGACTTCCTTGGTGAATCCAATCTGCTCGAAGCCACGGTGGCCGACGTGCAAGCCGACGGCGTCACGCTGGCGCTGGACCAGGGGCGCGTACAGGCAGGCGCTGCATCCTGCGGCGCGGCGCTGGCGCCGGGGCAGAAGGTGCGCGTGCTGGTGCGCCCACAGAACCTGAGCGTGCAGCACGCCACGGGTGACGCAGCAGGCCTGTCGGCACAGGT
It encodes:
- a CDS encoding ABC transporter ATP-binding protein, whose protein sequence is MPSSNLSISGLCKRYGDFTALAPTNLEVANGEFLTLLGPSGSGKTTLLSLIAGLSQPDAGEMRINGVDVTYSAPYERDIGMVFQNYALFPHMTVEDNIAFPLKMRGVGAAQARKQAHEALDMVRLPQTAKRFPKELSGGQQQRIALARCMVYRPSIILMDEPLGALDKKLRDHMQLEIKRIHRELGTTIVYVTHDQEEAMTMSDRICLMNGGRIEQLGTPADLYFRPRTLFVADFLGESNLLEATVADVQADGVTLALDQGRVQAGAASCGAALAPGQKVRVLVRPQNLSVQHATGDAAGLSAQVLDVTITGGLTKLYLGAPFAGDVPITVALPTSQQSTIYRVGETLSLHWQAADAVAIAE
- a CDS encoding ABC transporter substrate-binding protein produces the protein MHPLPSCNLSRRKALKATAAGVVAVAAPAIWTPARAASKRIVVRDDGGVYSQAYAAAFYKPFTEKTGIQVVPVQANAEPTAQIKSMVETGNYTWDMAKISQPAILLLTSGSKIYLEKHGVESDPNVATIPAQYMSPYGVGTNVYTTVLAYRNAAFKGRKAPNSWADFWNVKDFPGRRSIRKHPFDTIEEALMADGVAPGQVYPANLDRAFASLDKIKPKVDVWWNSGAQVEQMLMSGEVDMVATWVSRPQQAMAKGADVSIVWNQNLWGVDSWSILAGTPNADACREFIRFASDPKRQAIQAEFFPAGFTQPSAFNYVKPEMAKNSPTSPDNIKNGLQINARYWLDNQAAVIERFNGWVLA